The following proteins come from a genomic window of Geomonas sp. RF6:
- a CDS encoding universal stress protein, which produces MLDVKRILVVNRLTQYSRDALVVGVKLAKRFGAELSVIRIISNPVDLEAVNAPSVLFSGEQYRNYLSVREQYKEDLEKAVQQVTRDGVPIKEYLAETQPVKEIVRIVEREGIDLVVVLAHEEGRLEHMLFGGEDDALIRKLPCSILLVKHEPQPVSWKEP; this is translated from the coding sequence ATGTTAGACGTCAAGCGCATTCTCGTGGTGAACCGTCTTACCCAGTACAGCCGCGACGCCCTCGTAGTGGGGGTGAAGCTGGCGAAGCGTTTCGGCGCGGAGCTCAGCGTCATCCGCATCATCTCCAATCCGGTCGACCTGGAGGCGGTGAACGCCCCGAGCGTCCTCTTCAGTGGAGAGCAGTACCGCAACTACCTTTCGGTCCGGGAGCAGTACAAGGAGGACCTGGAGAAGGCGGTACAGCAGGTAACGAGGGACGGGGTGCCGATAAAAGAATATCTTGCAGAGACACAGCCCGTGAAGGAGATAGTGCGGATTGTGGAGCGTGAGGGGATAGACCTCGTGGTGGTTCTGGCGCACGAGGAAGGGCGCCTGGAGCACATGCTCTTTGGCGGCGAGGATGATGCCTTGATACGGAAGCTCCCCTGCTCGATCCTCCTCGTGAAGCACGAACCGCAGCCGGTATCGTGGAAAGAGCCGTGA
- a CDS encoding mercuric reductase has protein sequence MSGTRKYDAIVIGSGQGGTPLCQALAEAGLRTALVEREHVGGTCVNEGCTPSKTMVASGRVAYLVRRAAAYGINTEAARVNMARVRKRKRDIVESFRGASERRIESTPNLDLIAGEASFTSPKEIVVDPWQDAPLTLSAERFFINAGCRPAVPDLEGFPQIPFLDSTSIMELDTVPQHLLVLGGGYVGLEFGQLFRRLGSEVTIIHSGSQLLAREDADVAQAVQAILQQDGIHVMLQAKAGSVQLHGSRVHLMVGDEEQSDVKGSHLLVATGRVPNTDLLNLPAAGVATDSHGYIVVNDRLETNVKGIYALGDIKGGPAFTHISYDDFRVIRRNLLEGGSASIAGRLVPYTVFIDPQLGRVGLTETEARAHGRRLKVAKMPMSYVARALEMDETRGFLKAVVDAESGEILGAAALGIDGGEIAAQLQIAMMGRLPYTALRDAVFSHPNLAEALNNLFYHFMET, from the coding sequence ATGAGCGGGACCAGAAAATATGATGCGATCGTTATCGGCTCGGGACAGGGGGGGACGCCGCTTTGCCAGGCGCTTGCCGAGGCGGGGCTTCGGACGGCGCTGGTGGAACGCGAGCACGTCGGCGGGACGTGCGTGAACGAAGGGTGCACGCCGAGCAAAACGATGGTCGCCAGCGGCCGGGTCGCCTACCTCGTCCGCCGCGCCGCTGCGTACGGCATCAACACGGAGGCTGCCCGCGTCAACATGGCGCGCGTGCGCAAGCGCAAGCGGGACATCGTGGAAAGCTTCCGCGGTGCAAGTGAAAGGCGGATCGAGAGCACGCCAAACCTCGACCTCATCGCCGGGGAGGCATCGTTCACCAGTCCGAAGGAGATCGTGGTCGATCCGTGGCAGGACGCGCCGCTCACGCTTTCGGCGGAGCGCTTCTTCATCAACGCGGGGTGCCGCCCCGCAGTGCCCGACTTGGAGGGGTTCCCACAGATCCCCTTTCTCGACAGCACGAGCATCATGGAACTCGATACGGTGCCGCAGCATCTTTTGGTCCTCGGGGGCGGCTATGTCGGCCTCGAGTTCGGCCAGCTCTTTCGACGCCTCGGCAGCGAAGTCACCATCATCCACTCCGGCAGCCAGCTCCTGGCGCGAGAGGATGCGGATGTCGCGCAGGCTGTGCAGGCGATCCTACAGCAGGATGGCATCCACGTGATGCTTCAGGCGAAGGCCGGGAGCGTGCAGCTGCACGGCTCAAGGGTGCACCTGATGGTCGGGGACGAGGAACAGAGCGACGTGAAAGGTTCGCATCTTCTGGTGGCGACGGGGCGCGTGCCCAATACGGACCTGCTCAATCTCCCGGCGGCGGGGGTCGCCACCGACTCCCATGGCTACATCGTGGTCAATGACAGACTGGAAACGAATGTGAAAGGGATCTACGCGCTCGGCGATATAAAGGGTGGGCCCGCCTTCACCCACATCTCGTATGACGACTTTCGGGTCATCCGCAGAAATCTTCTCGAGGGAGGCAGCGCCTCCATTGCGGGGCGGCTGGTCCCCTACACGGTGTTCATCGACCCGCAGCTCGGCCGCGTGGGGCTCACCGAAACGGAAGCCCGTGCCCACGGGCGCCGCCTCAAGGTGGCGAAGATGCCGATGTCGTATGTGGCGCGGGCACTGGAAATGGACGAGACGAGGGGATTTTTGAAGGCTGTGGTTGATGCCGAAAGCGGAGAGATCCTGGGAGCGGCGGCACTCGGGATCGATGGAGGAGAGATTGCCGCGCAGCTGCAGATAGCCATGATGGGCAGGCTCCCGTACACCGCGCTGCGCGACGCGGTCTTCAGTCACCCCAATCTCGCGGAGGCGCTGAACAACCTGTTTTATCACTTCATGGAGACGTAG
- a CDS encoding type II toxin-antitoxin system PemK/MazF family toxin, with translation MKRGELVVITAPGDGKPRPALVVQTDLFSEHPSVTICLLTSHLQQTPLFRYSVDPSPENGLATTSQVQIDKIMTIARHKAGQSIGNLTQKQMSEITRLLALWIGVAD, from the coding sequence ATGAAACGTGGCGAGCTCGTGGTCATCACCGCTCCCGGTGATGGGAAGCCCCGCCCGGCCCTGGTAGTCCAGACCGACCTCTTCTCTGAGCATCCAAGCGTTACCATCTGTCTCCTCACATCTCACCTGCAACAGACGCCGTTGTTCCGCTATAGCGTCGACCCATCCCCTGAGAACGGCCTTGCTACTACCTCCCAAGTTCAGATAGACAAGATCATGACCATCGCCCGGCACAAAGCGGGTCAGAGTATCGGGAACCTCACGCAAAAGCAGATGAGTGAGATCACGAGGCTTTTGGCGCTCTGGATTGGTGTCGCCGACTAA
- a CDS encoding antitoxin MazE family protein, with translation MPTGSVLHVTQNGGSTMQPTRHRVQTHRERLRSAGLKPVQIWIPDPLAPGFAAECRRQSLIIRNDPAEAHDIDLLAEIADWGNE, from the coding sequence ATGCCGACAGGGTCGGTGTTACATGTAACACAAAATGGAGGGAGCACCATGCAACCGACAAGACATCGGGTTCAAACACACAGGGAACGCCTTCGATCCGCCGGGCTCAAGCCTGTGCAGATCTGGATTCCGGACCCGCTTGCCCCTGGATTCGCGGCCGAGTGCCGAAGGCAGTCGCTGATCATTCGAAATGATCCTGCTGAGGCCCATGACATCGACCTGCTGGCCGAAATAGCGGACTGGGGTAACGAATGA
- a CDS encoding ATP-binding protein: MTARGGQNLLKGAVRIHASGRPYGARLDAFLSFLVRTLPLSSATIYLPDERRRVLSRRFTSSAPYRKTGCNIPFDEGCSGRCAAALAPQSAGKADLHADEPCGEGDSHFLALPIRLGGELLAVLSVGATSPLPATLKKAIGPVVPLIASLARGVRREEEDQERQRHLSLIAELSRLQCIPLAPGKYLPNLLRLCNSRGLSRCAFVRLTGGPERARLFKSCSVQMRPHLPAILESEAQLSAAALAQGSPVTEEVLESASAPSLCLPLQIGDRALGTLTLWGEPTVHETQQRELAETVSRLVSCAMAEAINSQRIASFYSSNEKKLKELSLLYRMSNTMLSTIKLNKLIHLTLTALTSGPTPFFDRAMLFLVNERSGVLQGMLGVTTETAPSLASQGSEDILSSRWDISEEVMASQQESDFSKEVRGMRLELNKTLNAASRAVLEKKLIYVGDSAESTTATSYAVAPLLAHDKVVGAVSVDNALTGTTITQEDLRFLQLFTNQAGMAIENSILYNRLEDANRQLCETQEHLLQRERLAAIGEMAAGIAHELKNPLVAIGGFAGRLTRKLAKDSGAWGDADLIVREVMRLEAILSEILFFSKKSGTAYVRCNLKQIIRESLQVITPGLMDRKITVSTRFCRHPLHLQGDPQQLKQVFINILGNAQDAMAGGGQLKLAVTVTEVDGSEGVSVKISDTGGGIPVEALHSIFTPFYTTKEKGTGLGLPIANRIIINHGGKIQVHNKPGVGADFTVLLPLQQ; the protein is encoded by the coding sequence ATGACTGCCCGGGGCGGACAGAACCTTTTAAAGGGCGCGGTAAGGATTCACGCGTCCGGCCGTCCGTATGGGGCACGGCTCGACGCATTTCTGTCGTTCCTGGTACGGACACTCCCCCTCTCCTCCGCCACGATTTACCTCCCCGACGAGCGCCGGCGCGTGCTCTCCCGTCGCTTCACCAGTTCCGCTCCCTACAGGAAAACCGGTTGCAACATTCCCTTCGACGAGGGGTGCTCCGGACGTTGCGCCGCCGCGCTGGCTCCGCAGAGCGCCGGAAAGGCGGATCTGCATGCTGACGAGCCGTGCGGCGAAGGTGACTCCCATTTCCTTGCGCTTCCCATCCGTCTCGGTGGCGAACTCCTCGCCGTCTTGTCGGTCGGTGCCACCTCGCCGCTCCCTGCCACATTAAAGAAGGCGATCGGTCCGGTCGTCCCGCTCATCGCCTCACTGGCAAGGGGGGTGCGGCGGGAGGAGGAGGACCAGGAGCGGCAGCGGCACCTCTCCCTTATCGCCGAGCTTTCCCGTCTGCAGTGCATTCCGCTGGCGCCGGGGAAATACCTGCCCAACCTCCTGAGGCTGTGCAACAGCAGAGGGCTCTCCCGCTGCGCATTCGTCCGGCTCACCGGTGGCCCGGAACGGGCGCGGCTCTTCAAGAGTTGCTCCGTGCAGATGCGCCCTCACCTCCCCGCGATTCTCGAGTCCGAGGCGCAGCTTTCCGCCGCTGCACTGGCGCAGGGGAGTCCCGTCACCGAGGAGGTGCTGGAGTCGGCTTCAGCCCCTTCGCTGTGCCTCCCGCTGCAGATAGGCGACAGGGCGCTCGGAACGCTGACACTGTGGGGAGAGCCGACGGTGCACGAGACACAGCAGAGGGAACTTGCCGAGACCGTGAGCCGGCTCGTATCGTGCGCCATGGCGGAAGCCATCAACTCGCAAAGGATCGCCAGCTTCTACTCCAGCAACGAGAAGAAGCTGAAGGAACTATCCCTCCTGTACCGGATGAGCAACACGATGCTCTCCACCATAAAGCTGAACAAGCTGATCCACCTCACACTGACCGCCCTTACCTCCGGCCCGACCCCGTTCTTCGACCGCGCCATGCTCTTTCTGGTAAACGAGCGCTCCGGCGTCCTGCAGGGGATGCTCGGCGTGACCACCGAGACCGCTCCCTCATTGGCGAGCCAGGGAAGCGAGGATATCCTCTCCAGCCGCTGGGACATCTCCGAAGAGGTGATGGCATCGCAGCAGGAGTCCGATTTCAGCAAAGAGGTACGCGGGATGCGGCTGGAGCTGAACAAGACGCTGAACGCCGCCTCGCGGGCCGTGCTGGAAAAAAAGCTCATCTATGTAGGCGACAGCGCAGAATCCACAACCGCCACCTCCTACGCGGTCGCGCCGCTTCTGGCACACGACAAAGTCGTGGGAGCAGTAAGTGTCGACAATGCCCTCACCGGTACGACCATCACCCAGGAAGATTTACGCTTTCTGCAGCTCTTTACCAACCAGGCGGGAATGGCGATCGAAAACTCGATCCTGTACAACAGGCTGGAGGACGCCAATCGTCAGCTGTGCGAGACGCAGGAGCACCTGCTGCAGAGGGAGAGGCTGGCGGCGATCGGAGAGATGGCGGCGGGTATCGCGCACGAGCTGAAGAACCCCCTCGTGGCCATCGGCGGGTTCGCCGGGAGGCTCACCAGAAAGCTCGCCAAGGACAGCGGCGCGTGGGGGGACGCGGACCTCATAGTGCGGGAAGTGATGCGGCTGGAGGCTATCCTTTCCGAGATCCTCTTCTTTTCCAAGAAGAGCGGCACCGCCTACGTGCGCTGCAACCTGAAGCAGATCATCAGGGAATCGCTGCAGGTCATCACGCCGGGTCTCATGGATAGGAAGATCACCGTGAGCACGAGGTTCTGTCGCCACCCCCTGCACCTTCAGGGGGACCCGCAGCAGCTGAAGCAGGTCTTCATCAATATCCTGGGGAACGCGCAGGACGCCATGGCAGGCGGCGGGCAGCTGAAGCTCGCCGTTACGGTGACCGAAGTCGACGGGAGCGAAGGTGTTTCGGTGAAGATATCCGACACCGGAGGAGGCATTCCAGTGGAGGCGCTGCACAGCATCTTCACCCCCTTCTACACCACAAAGGAGAAGGGGACAGGGCTGGGGCTTCCGATCGCCAACAGGATAATCATCAACCACGGCGGGAAGATACAGGTGCACAACAAACCCGGCGTCGGCGCGGATTTCACGGTTTTGTTGCCGTTGCAGCAGTAG
- the dksA gene encoding RNA polymerase-binding protein DksA, producing the protein MNTEKLEYFRGILQEEKRSLLEEAGKTVSEMTSDTTNFPDPTDRATQEADRSFELRIRDRERRLMNKIQEALARIDAGTFGICEMCEEEISEARLKARPVTTLCINCKMEQEKKERLR; encoded by the coding sequence ATGAACACTGAAAAGCTTGAGTACTTCAGAGGTATCCTGCAGGAAGAGAAGCGTTCACTCCTTGAAGAGGCGGGGAAAACCGTCTCCGAAATGACCTCCGACACGACCAATTTCCCCGATCCGACGGACCGGGCGACCCAGGAGGCGGATCGGAGCTTCGAGTTGCGCATCAGGGATCGCGAGCGTAGACTCATGAATAAGATTCAAGAGGCGCTGGCGCGGATCGATGCCGGGACCTTCGGCATCTGCGAGATGTGCGAGGAAGAGATCAGCGAGGCGCGTCTGAAGGCGCGGCCGGTAACTACCTTGTGCATCAACTGCAAGATGGAGCAGGAAAAGAAAGAAAGACTGCGGTAA
- the radA gene encoding DNA repair protein RadA: protein MARGKVKTGYVCSDCGAVYPKWQGHCTACDAWNTVAEVRLAEKGGRHDGFAGANSTVTLLSQTPCDEEVRFSSGSEEFDRVLGGGFVPGSVLLMGGDPGAGKSTILLQTVCHAATQRPVLYVTGEESLQQVAGRARRLALPTENVKMLAECSVERVLDILGAERPEVVVIDSIQTMYLSTLDSAPGGVAQVRECAAALTRFAKVNGVVLILVGHVTKDQSLAGPMTLSHMVDTQIMLSSTEDARYRLMRTVKNRFGAVNELGVFAMTERGMREVKNPSAIFLSRTEGEVPGSLISVLWEGTRPLLVEIQALVVGAQFGSPRRLGIGLDGNRIAMILAVLAKHGGLVLADQDVFVNVVGGIRVVETSADLAVALSVASSLRNAALPQDLLVFGEVGLSGEVRPVSNGEARLKEAAKHGFTRAVVPKGNLPRQGVPGLELVGVANLGEALEAI from the coding sequence ATGGCAAGGGGAAAGGTGAAAACGGGGTACGTCTGCAGCGACTGCGGCGCGGTCTACCCGAAGTGGCAGGGGCACTGCACCGCGTGCGACGCCTGGAACACCGTCGCAGAGGTCAGGCTTGCTGAAAAGGGAGGGCGCCACGACGGCTTCGCCGGAGCGAATTCCACCGTGACACTCCTTTCCCAGACCCCGTGCGATGAGGAGGTCCGCTTCTCCAGCGGCAGCGAGGAGTTCGACCGCGTCCTCGGAGGTGGGTTCGTCCCCGGCTCCGTCCTTCTCATGGGGGGTGACCCCGGCGCCGGGAAGAGCACCATCCTCCTGCAGACCGTCTGCCACGCCGCCACCCAGCGCCCCGTGCTGTACGTCACGGGCGAGGAATCGCTGCAGCAGGTGGCGGGGCGGGCCCGGCGCCTCGCACTTCCGACCGAAAATGTGAAGATGCTAGCGGAGTGTTCCGTCGAACGGGTCCTCGATATCCTGGGAGCCGAGCGCCCCGAGGTCGTGGTCATCGACTCCATCCAGACGATGTACCTCTCCACCCTCGACAGCGCCCCCGGCGGGGTGGCCCAGGTGCGGGAATGCGCCGCCGCGCTGACACGCTTTGCAAAGGTGAACGGGGTCGTCCTCATCCTCGTGGGGCACGTCACGAAGGACCAGTCGCTGGCGGGGCCAATGACCCTGTCGCACATGGTGGACACGCAGATCATGCTCTCCTCCACCGAGGACGCCCGCTACCGCCTCATGCGCACGGTGAAGAACCGTTTCGGCGCGGTGAACGAGCTCGGCGTCTTCGCCATGACGGAGCGCGGCATGCGCGAGGTGAAAAATCCAAGCGCCATCTTCCTCTCACGCACCGAAGGGGAGGTGCCGGGAAGTCTCATATCGGTGCTGTGGGAGGGGACACGGCCTCTCCTCGTGGAAATCCAGGCGCTCGTGGTCGGGGCGCAGTTCGGTTCCCCGAGGAGACTCGGGATCGGACTCGACGGGAACCGGATCGCCATGATACTCGCGGTTCTGGCCAAGCACGGCGGGCTCGTCCTCGCCGACCAGGACGTCTTCGTGAACGTGGTGGGCGGTATCAGGGTCGTGGAAACGAGCGCCGATCTCGCCGTCGCCCTCTCTGTCGCCTCGAGCCTCAGGAACGCGGCACTCCCGCAGGACCTCCTCGTCTTCGGGGAGGTAGGGCTCTCCGGGGAGGTGCGCCCGGTGTCGAACGGAGAGGCGCGCCTGAAGGAGGCGGCAAAGCACGGCTTCACCCGGGCGGTCGTGCCGAAGGGGAACCTGCCGCGGCAGGGTGTGCCGGGACTGGAGCTCGTAGGGGTGGCGAATCTGGGGGAGGCGCTGGAGGCTATTTAG
- a CDS encoding HEAT repeat domain-containing protein, with protein MAAEAENKRQLKVVPPPAPTSDSVSRALTELHKAVKGGAFYPPGHPCRLETVQHAFEALQPLCAERELFVSVHRQGFTRGEKALEASPMLVHLARECLIRRIRSITFLRELRRQDLGAFIQLLNEEPHKVQGAGGMGCRIEQAGISTIKVNEQEIATLRDRELFGDPVSWESPAGEEPPEVEEIVRRMDLETDDGRYQELGRLLVVRVRQKKLGVAQVKVLERLLAHHTDSERTLLQCEYALFILEHLADGAAELLLDCLVNPDFQEKEGIHRILQALGGKGAYWIIQRVCLVQGLYERKVLAAALVHLGPRALPPLVAMLKDERWWVVRNMVAIIGELKCQECVPALRQALAHEDLRVKREAIRALMKCGGSEAEGVLVKLLEDQDEGVLQQAIICLGLMRSRQAVPHLLRLLEKRDLLLKDLAVKKEVLGALGRIGDRRATAPLLRTLSGWLSFGRREELAVAAASALGTLGDETALPVLRKKAAGGGRLAVACGEAVEGIERLFGGHHE; from the coding sequence GTGGCAGCAGAAGCCGAAAATAAACGCCAGCTGAAGGTCGTACCCCCCCCTGCGCCGACTTCGGATTCCGTCAGCCGCGCGCTGACGGAGCTGCACAAGGCCGTGAAGGGTGGCGCCTTCTACCCGCCGGGGCACCCCTGCCGCCTGGAGACGGTGCAGCACGCCTTCGAGGCGCTGCAACCTCTTTGCGCGGAGCGGGAGCTCTTCGTCTCGGTGCACCGCCAGGGTTTCACCCGCGGCGAGAAGGCGCTGGAGGCAAGCCCCATGCTGGTGCACCTCGCCCGCGAATGCCTGATCCGCCGCATCCGTTCCATCACCTTTCTGCGCGAGCTGCGCCGCCAGGACCTCGGCGCCTTCATCCAGCTTTTAAACGAGGAGCCGCACAAGGTGCAGGGCGCCGGCGGGATGGGGTGCCGCATCGAGCAGGCGGGGATCAGCACGATAAAGGTTAACGAGCAGGAGATCGCCACCCTCAGGGACCGGGAACTTTTCGGCGATCCGGTCTCCTGGGAGTCGCCGGCGGGGGAGGAGCCCCCCGAGGTCGAGGAGATCGTGCGCCGCATGGATCTCGAGACGGACGACGGGCGCTATCAGGAGCTCGGCCGACTCCTCGTGGTGCGAGTGCGGCAGAAGAAGCTCGGGGTCGCGCAGGTGAAGGTCCTGGAGCGGCTGCTGGCGCATCATACCGATTCGGAGCGCACGCTCCTGCAGTGCGAGTACGCCCTCTTCATCCTGGAGCACCTCGCCGACGGAGCCGCCGAGCTCCTTCTCGATTGCCTCGTCAACCCCGACTTCCAGGAGAAGGAGGGGATCCACCGCATCCTGCAGGCGCTCGGCGGGAAGGGGGCCTACTGGATCATCCAGCGCGTTTGCCTGGTGCAGGGGCTGTACGAGAGGAAGGTCCTTGCCGCAGCTCTGGTGCACCTCGGCCCCCGCGCGCTCCCGCCGCTCGTTGCGATGCTAAAGGACGAGCGCTGGTGGGTCGTGCGCAACATGGTGGCGATCATCGGCGAGCTGAAGTGTCAGGAGTGCGTCCCTGCGCTCAGGCAGGCGCTGGCGCACGAGGACCTGAGGGTGAAGCGGGAGGCTATCCGCGCCCTCATGAAATGCGGCGGGTCCGAGGCCGAAGGGGTTTTGGTGAAGCTCCTGGAGGATCAGGATGAAGGGGTGCTGCAGCAGGCGATCATCTGCCTCGGCCTCATGCGCAGCAGGCAGGCGGTACCGCATCTCCTCAGGCTTTTGGAGAAGCGCGACCTCCTCCTGAAGGATCTCGCCGTGAAGAAGGAGGTGCTCGGGGCGCTCGGGCGGATCGGGGACCGGCGCGCGACCGCTCCGCTCCTGCGGACCTTGTCCGGCTGGCTCTCCTTCGGCCGCAGGGAAGAGCTCGCCGTGGCCGCGGCCTCCGCGCTCGGGACGCTGGGGGACGAGACCGCCCTCCCGGTACTGAGGAAAAAGGCGGCCGGGGGAGGGCGCCTCGCCGTCGCCTGCGGCGAGGCGGTAGAGGGTATCGAGCGGCTCTTCGGGGGGCACCATGAATAA
- a CDS encoding HD-GYP domain-containing protein: MNNATVQQAQRLATLLAAGLKGGGFYPPGHPAAMQPVRELAALTEQLVPEGEELCLTLGEGIFTVGDHVFFASTPALEELWRRLSDRGVRVVTMSRGASADDFLVFCRLVARCDGGIAELTRKLEEEGVATLAVSDEEEQDDPRQTYSEALEAIRDIFHEIDNASTPSARRIMKAVSSLAAVAVKDPATLMGLAMIKEYDSYTFTHSVNVGVLAMALAAAMGYSRREIEETGMAGFLHDVGKTAIDKEILNKPGRLSATEMAEMRRHPELGAEIVRQMEGVPTEVAEVVLGHHIRYDRNGYPEWARERSFGLASSIVAVADCYDASTTLRVYQRPLHPKEAVENMRRLCGTVLHETVVERFEELAGKYPVGSLVRLDSNEIAVVYLPSSDELGAVMVKVIRDAAGKNLEEPVMRRLSESGERIVDLVDPLVRGVDVARFF, from the coding sequence ATGAATAACGCGACGGTACAGCAGGCGCAGCGGCTGGCGACCCTTCTGGCGGCAGGGCTCAAAGGGGGGGGGTTCTACCCCCCGGGGCACCCCGCGGCGATGCAGCCTGTGCGCGAGCTCGCGGCTCTCACGGAGCAGCTCGTCCCGGAGGGGGAGGAACTCTGTCTTACCCTCGGCGAGGGGATCTTCACCGTCGGTGACCACGTCTTCTTCGCCTCCACCCCCGCCCTCGAGGAGCTCTGGCGGCGCCTGAGCGACCGCGGGGTGCGGGTGGTGACGATGAGCCGCGGCGCCAGCGCGGACGACTTCCTCGTCTTCTGTCGCCTCGTGGCGCGCTGCGACGGGGGGATAGCGGAGCTCACCCGGAAGCTCGAAGAGGAAGGTGTTGCCACACTCGCAGTCAGCGACGAGGAGGAGCAGGACGACCCGCGCCAGACGTACAGCGAGGCGCTGGAGGCGATCCGCGACATCTTCCACGAGATAGACAATGCCAGCACCCCGAGCGCGCGCCGCATCATGAAGGCGGTGAGCAGCCTGGCCGCGGTGGCGGTGAAGGACCCGGCGACCCTCATGGGGCTTGCCATGATAAAGGAGTACGACAGCTACACCTTCACCCACAGTGTGAATGTCGGCGTCCTCGCCATGGCGCTCGCCGCGGCGATGGGATATTCCCGCCGCGAGATCGAGGAAACCGGGATGGCGGGTTTTCTCCATGACGTCGGGAAGACCGCCATAGACAAGGAGATCCTGAACAAGCCGGGGCGGCTCTCGGCGACGGAGATGGCGGAGATGAGACGGCACCCTGAGCTCGGCGCGGAGATCGTGCGGCAGATGGAGGGGGTCCCGACGGAGGTGGCGGAGGTCGTCCTCGGCCATCACATACGCTACGACCGGAACGGCTACCCCGAGTGGGCGCGCGAGCGCTCCTTCGGGCTGGCGAGCTCCATCGTGGCTGTTGCCGACTGCTACGACGCCAGCACCACGCTGCGGGTGTACCAGCGCCCCTTGCACCCGAAGGAGGCGGTGGAGAACATGCGCCGCCTGTGCGGCACCGTCCTGCACGAGACGGTGGTGGAGCGTTTCGAGGAACTGGCTGGGAAATATCCCGTGGGGAGCCTCGTGCGCCTCGACTCCAACGAGATCGCGGTGGTCTACCTGCCGAGTTCCGACGAACTCGGTGCGGTAATGGTGAAGGTCATCAGGGACGCGGCCGGGAAAAACCTCGAGGAGCCGGTGATGCGGCGGCTTTCGGAGAGCGGGGAGCGGATTGTCGATCTGGTGGACCCGCTGGTGCGCGGGGTGGATGTGGCGCGCTTCTTCTAG
- a CDS encoding HEAT repeat domain-containing protein, translating into MDKEALQRRCQAIAPLLKDGSAEVRSAAAAALETLEAALSLDDILLSLRKGDRGTRIRAIYALGAIGGDQVLQPLLYCIGRDEEDIKTAAIEALGKLAHPAALAKLAEKLKDPSPSVRACAISALSRYRDPSLKPLFISFLAAADGMQDAEAALALGELRDPSVEGDLLPLIRSPHEKTRAAAAQALALLPAL; encoded by the coding sequence ATGGATAAGGAAGCGCTCCAGAGAAGATGTCAGGCCATAGCCCCCCTCCTGAAGGATGGGAGCGCGGAGGTGCGCTCGGCGGCGGCCGCGGCGCTGGAAACGCTGGAAGCGGCGCTGAGCCTCGACGACATCCTCCTCTCACTGAGGAAAGGGGACCGCGGCACGAGGATCCGGGCGATCTACGCGCTCGGGGCGATCGGCGGGGACCAGGTGCTACAGCCTCTGCTGTACTGCATCGGGCGGGACGAGGAGGACATAAAGACAGCCGCCATCGAGGCGCTCGGGAAGCTCGCGCATCCGGCAGCCCTCGCTAAGCTCGCGGAAAAGCTGAAGGATCCTTCTCCGTCGGTACGAGCCTGCGCCATCTCGGCCCTCTCCCGCTACCGCGACCCTTCGCTGAAGCCGCTCTTTATCTCTTTTCTCGCCGCAGCGGACGGGATGCAGGATGCCGAGGCGGCGCTCGCCCTCGGCGAGCTCAGGGACCCCTCCGTGGAAGGGGACCTGCTCCCCCTCATCCGGTCACCGCACGAAAAGACCCGGGCGGCGGCCGCACAGGCGCTCGCCCTCCTCCCCGCACTCTAG